The proteins below are encoded in one region of Telopea speciosissima isolate NSW1024214 ecotype Mountain lineage chromosome 10, Tspe_v1, whole genome shotgun sequence:
- the LOC122641801 gene encoding probable inorganic phosphate transporter 1-3: protein MAQQQLQVLKALDAAKTQLYHFTVIVIAGMGFFTDAYDLFCISLLTKLLGRLYYTNPGASKPGTLPPNVAEAVTGVALCGTLAGQLFFGWLGDKMGRKRIYGVTLILMVVCSIASGLSFGHTSKGVMVTLCFFRFWLGFGIGGDYPLSATIMSEYANKRTRGTFIAAVFAMQGFGILAGGIVALIVSAAFKIKFPSPAYQDNPEASTVPEADYVWRIVLMFGGLPAALTYYWRMKMPETARYTALVARNAKQAAIDMAKVLQVEVFEEMQETVERLAKKSKNPYGLFSKEFVRRHGLHLVGTTTTWFLLDIAFYSQNLFQKDIFTAIGWIPAAKTMNAIEEVWRIARAQTLIALCSTLPGYWFTVALIDYIGRYTIQMLGFFFMTVFMFALAIPFHHWTSEGNQIGFVVLYSLTFFFANFGPNTTTFVVPAEIFPARMRSTCHGISAAAGKAGALVGAFGFLYAAQSQDKTMTDAGYPPGIGVKNSLIMLGVVNFFGMFFTLLVPDYNGKCLEEISGENEIEDEMIDDRPQRDMFDNRTTPV from the coding sequence ATGGCTCAGCAACAGTTACAAGTGCTTAAAGCACTTGATGCTGCGAAGACACAACTGTACCACTTCACAGTAATTGTCATTGCAGGAATGGGGTTTTTCACAGATGCTTACGATTTATTCTGCATTTCACTCTTAACCAAGTTGCTGGGTCGCTTATACTACACCAACCCAGGAGCATCGAAGCCAGGAACTTTGCCCCCAAATGTTGCCGAGGCAGTCACTGGGGTTGCCCTGTGCGGGACACTCGCTGGGCAGCTCTTCTTTGGTTGGCTTGGTGACAAGATGGGGCGTAAACGTATTTATGGTGTCACTCTCATTCTCATGGTCGTCTGCTCCATTGCCTCTGGACTCTCCTTTGGTCACACCTCAAAGGGTGTCATGGTGACACTCTGTTTCTTCCGTTTCTGGCTTGGCTTCGGCATTGGTGGCGATTACCCTTTGTCCGCAACCATTATGTCTGAGTATGCAAACAAAAGAACCCGTGGTACCTTCATCGCAGCCGTGTTCGCAATGCAAGGTTTTGGGATTTTAGCTGGTGGAATCGTAGCCCTCATCGTTTCAGCTGCATTTAAGATCAAGTTTCCTTCCCCTGCTTACCAAGACAATCCAGAGGCCTCGACCGTCCCTGAGGCTGACTACGTGTGGCGTATAGTGCTGATGTTCGGAGGCTTGCCCGCTGCTCTTACTTACTACTGGCGTATGAAGATGCCTGAAACCGCTCGTTACACTGCCCTCGTTGCCAGAAATGCGAAACAGGCAGCCATAGATATGGCAAAGGTCTTGCAGGTCGAAGTGTTCGAAGAAATGCAAGAGACAGTAGAGCGGCTCgctaaaaaatccaaaaatccgTATGGGTTGTTCTCTAAGGAGTTCGTTCGTCGCCACGGGCTTCACTTAGTGGGAACAACCACCACATGGTTCCTATTAGACATTGCATTTTACAGTCAGAATCTGTTCCAGAAGGACATCTTTACCGCAATCGGGTGGATCCCTGCAGCCAAAACGATGAATGCCATTGAGGAAGTTTGGAGGATTGCGAGGGCACAGACATTAATAGCACTGTGCAGCACTCTTCCAGGGTATTGGTTTACAGTGGCATTGATAGATTATATTGGTAGATATACAATCCAAATGTTGGGGTTCTTCTTCATGACGGTGTTCATGTTCGCTTTAGCTATCCCTTTCCACCATTGGACGTCAGAGGGTAACCAAATTGGGTTCGTGGTGTTGTACTCGCTCACCTTCTTCTTCGCCAACTTCGGCCCCAACACAACCACTTTCGTGGTGCCTGCGGAAATATTCCCTGCGAGAATGAGGTCGACATGCCATGGGATATCCGCGGCGGCGGGGAAAGCAGGGGCTCTGGTGGGAGCGTTTGGGTTTCTTTATGCAGCACAGAGCCAGGACAAGACCATGACGGACGCTGGGTACCCACCTGGTATTGGAGTAAAGAATTCGCTCATCATGCTTGGTGTTGTCAACTTCTTTGGAATGTTCTTCACGCTGCTAGTGCCCGATTACAACGGGAAGTGTCTGGAAGAAATCTCCGGTGAAAACGAGATTGAAGATGAGATGATCGACGATAGACCTCAAAGAGATATGTTCGATAACAGGACCACTCCTGTTTAA